One Arachis hypogaea cultivar Tifrunner chromosome 18, arahy.Tifrunner.gnm2.J5K5, whole genome shotgun sequence genomic window, AGAAAACTACAAAattattaagtatatattaattttattagaaaataCTGTGAATGTCCttcactcttttcttttttttcttcctcttttaaaTGAAATTCTCTAACATAGGTATCAAAAATATAAACACATGTAAAAAGTGGCTATTAATTCATTGCACTGTAGATAATGCTTAATttagttgttaattttttattaaaaattatttttatttaattaaaagatgcaaaatatatacatataaaatcgaatataataaaaaaaatttatcaaaaatactTAAAGATATATTAAAAGTTAGGAACatacaacaaaaatattaaaatttatactttaaaaatatttttttgtaacaaataaaaattaaaaaagtaatgaataaattgttaaaattaaaagaaaaatttagaaaGATAAAAGCCAACTTTTTCATTAGTATTTTTCTaaagttattttattcttttaatttttatgtattgctattttattgattaattatttattaaataaattatttttataataaataattttttatttagttaaaaaatgattatggtatttaaaaaaataatgtgaaagagactatttaaaataaaaaatattttaaattaatatttttaaatataaaaataaactatattaatattaaaaagtaaatataagatacaagtacaaaataaataaaatatataagataAGAGTACGGttgaatttagttttaaaaataggAGTACCTTTTAAAAAGAATAGTAcagttgaaaaaaagaaaaaaaatacttactttatctattatttttattttttaatgtcaatTTTCACTTTATTCTTATTTAGATTTagatttactctttttttttttttctttatctttgcacTTCAAAAGAGTCTACTCCTATGTTGTGAAGTTTGGAGTTTTccactaattttttttcatatttttagctAATAAAAAAACGTTACCATGTATGAAGGACACGCCACCATACTTAGCAACGTAATAAAAGACAAATAAGACACGCTAGTAGTATACCTCTGTTTcagtgttttttgttttttggccaTTTTTTTGCGTTCCCTTCCTTTCTTAATCAAATCACAATTTCCAAGGTCCATCGCTTACTTCATTGAAATTAAAAACCTTACCTTCAAAGTTCAAACTTCTTGcggtcttcttctcttttctattctTCAGCGGCAAGCAATTCCTTTCGTTTCCAAAAATGAGTGTCAAAAACTGGGGAATAGTAGCTTTGCACACGATTatgctttttctgttattttctgTCCTTTTTCCACTCACTTTCTCAGCAGTCAGTCAACCCCAAAACCACAAGAATCGAAATCCCAAAACTTCTGATGCTTCTTCAGCTGTTTTCCAGGTTGAAGGGAATGTCTACCCTCTTGGGTATGTCTCCTATTATTTCTTGGATTCCTTTTTAATGTCCCCAAGCTTTCATCCTTATCTTCAAggaaaataaaactttttttttattgttgattcTTCTCCAAATTATATTTCAgcatgatatttttctttaaatttgttGTGGGTTTGGTTTTTTGGATAGTTTTTCCTGTTTCTGTCTTTTGATGGGAGCTATGCTCATTGTTTTGAAACATTATTCAATCCCATGCGTTCTGAAATAAGTGTCTTATTTTGCTTAGGAAATTTCAGATTGATTCGTCAATATATCTGTTGACTTTCTAAAGTGAACTTTTTTCAATATCAGGTTTAAATTATACTACTtagcaaattttttttaatgttcctCTTTTTACAGGCATTATACAGTGTCCCTAAGCATTGGCAATCCCCCCAAACTATACGATTTTGACATTGACTCTGGTAGTGATCTAACTTGGGTTCAGTGTGATGCACCATGTCAAGGTTGCACCAAGGTAAACATAGGTCCCATTATGAAATATTAATAGCAACCGTTTAGTCATTCCAAGCTTTTCATCTGGTATCTATCTTGTCTTTCGGCCTTTTGTAGCCACCAGATCAATTATATAAGCCCAAAAACAACCTTGTGCAATGTGGTGAAGAGTTGTGTGCTGGAATTCACTTATCAAATGAGTATCAATGTGCTGCCCCGTCAGACCAATGCGACTATGAGGTTGAGTATGCTGACCAAGGGTCTTCGCTGGGTGTGTTAGTCCGAGATCAGATTACCTTGCTGTACACCAATGGCTCTGTGGTACGCCCAAGGATAGGCTTTGGGTGAGTGTTTTCTTTCTATCCTTATGTGTGATATTGGTTGCACAATCATTATGGTAGATAGGGATACAAAGATAGACAATTTAGAAGGACAGAAAATGAGAGAAATTTGTGTCTTGAGAGTCTTAATGCGTTATTTTGTGTTACCTGCAACACCAAATACGTTTTCGTGTCCTTTCCTAACTACCAAATATAGATTTAGTATTTGAGTTCGTGTTGATTCAGCTACAAAAGTACTCTACTATCATTGGTTTTACCACTTTGATCATTGTCAATTATGAAATGATAGCAATATCAAATAAGAGTACTATTGGTGAATGATACTGCAGCAGAATTGTTATTTGCCTTCCTGAATTTATTtagagtttctttttcttttgtttgggtAGGTGTGGATATCATCAGAAGTATTTTGGTCTCAACTCTCCGCCATCCACAGCAGGAGTCCTTGGCCTTGGCAGGGGCATTGTAAGCTTTTTGTCCCAACTTCATGCTCTCGGTTTGATTCGAGATGTGGTTGGTCACTGCTTAAGTGTGAAAGGAGGAGGGTTTCTATTCTTTGGAGATGATCTCATTCCCTCGTCCGGAGTTGTTTGGATACCCATGTTTCCTAGTTCCTTGGAGTAAGTTTTTGTTGAAGTtcgtatatattatttaattcctCAAGAGATGCTTTTATTTTTTCTGTAAATGAGAAAGCTCACACAACCATTTCTTTAGAAAACACTACAGTGCAGGGCCTGCCAAACTTTTATTCGATGGAAAGCTTACGTCTATTAAGGATCTTGAACTTATCTTCGATAGTGGCAGCTCATACACATATTTGAATTCTGAAGCTTATCAAGCCATTGTTGATCTGGTAAGATAAGATAAGTGTTGTAGACATAAAACATTTCATCCCCTCTTATGACCCCTTTTGTTTACGTGAAATACAGATAAGTAATGATTTAAAGAGACAGAAATTGGAAAGAGCTATTGATGATGACTCACTTCCGATTTGTTGGAAGGGTGCAAAGCCTTTTAAATCCCTAAGTGAAGTAAAGAGCTATTTCAAGCCCCTATCATTGAGCTTCCAAAAAGCAAACAATTTGCAGTTTCAGCTACCACCAGAATCTTATCTAATTATTACTGTTGGCACCTTCTAAGACTATGAATAACATTTCTACCACTTTATTGAAGAGAACAAGAGAAATTATGCGCCTAACTTTCTGTCCTTTTCTACAGAAACATGGAAATGTATGCTTGGGGATTCTAGATGGCACTGAAGTAGGTCTCGAAAAACTTAACATCATAGGAGGTAAAGCTCAATGAAAACCAACAATATAAAATTTGATGTCAATCTCATCTTTCTTCCCCtttcatttgaaaatttgatggtaatacattttcttttctaatttgcTCAACAGACATCTCGCTACAAGATAAGATCGTGATTTATGACAACGAGAATAAGAAGATCGGATGGATGTCTGCCAACTGTGACAAGCTTAGGTTATAAGCCCAACTCTTCATATTTCTTTAATTGTGACATTAAATACGTATTAGAGaatttttgtcttatttttttcattaacagTGTGGATCGTGAAGTTGAAGAAGGTTTTCCACGCCGATATGCTACCGATTCCGGCATCTTTTCTGACCGGTGCCCCGCAATCTATGGtacaacagaaaaataaatgagttATTTGGCACAAAATGCTCACATGTAAATAAGATAGAACATATGATTACACATAGTACAGTATATCTATATGCTTAGTACAATATGTTATGCGTCATAAGCTAATGTTAATGAAACTATAGATGATGGGTTCCAATCCCAATAAGGGTAACTAATGGAGAAAAGTGTTGAAGCAGAGAGATTTTAAATGCCATCAATGCAAGATGTAGACTCACTATGGCTTCAATGATTTACTAATGTTGGAAATAAGTATTAAATATTACCCATACATTTAGGAACATAATTTTGTTGAATCAATATGCGCTGGATTTTGATGGTCAATTGGTCACTATGTATAGTAGCAATAATGTCACCCCTGTACACGAAATTTAATATAAAGATGAATTATGAAGATAATAGCactaaaattatttagaaaagaatgaccaAGTATAATATTATAAGGACTATAGTAATTGACA contains:
- the LOC112772736 gene encoding aspartic proteinase Asp1 isoform X2 codes for the protein MSVKNWGIVALHTIMLFLLFSVLFPLTFSAVSQPQNHKNRNPKTSDASSAVFQVEGNVYPLGHYTVSLSIGNPPKLYDFDIDSGSDLTWVQCDAPCQGCTKPPDQLYKPKNNLVQCGEELCAGIHLSNEYQCAAPSDQCDYEVEYADQGSSLGVLVRDQITLLYTNGSVVRPRIGFGCGYHQKYFGLNSPPSTAGVLGLGRGIVSFLSQLHALGLIRDVVGHCLSVKGGGFLFFGDDLIPSSGVVWIPMFPSSLEKHYSAGPAKLLFDGKLTSIKDLELIFDSGSSYTYLNSEAYQAIVDLISNDLKRQKLERAIDDDSLPICWKGAKPFKSLSEKHGNVCLGILDGTEVGLEKLNIIGDISLQDKIVIYDNENKKIGWMSANCDKLSVDREVEEGFPRRYATDSGIFSDRCPAIYGTTEK
- the LOC112772736 gene encoding aspartic proteinase Asp1 isoform X1, which gives rise to MSVKNWGIVALHTIMLFLLFSVLFPLTFSAVSQPQNHKNRNPKTSDASSAVFQVEGNVYPLGHYTVSLSIGNPPKLYDFDIDSGSDLTWVQCDAPCQGCTKPPDQLYKPKNNLVQCGEELCAGIHLSNEYQCAAPSDQCDYEVEYADQGSSLGVLVRDQITLLYTNGSVVRPRIGFGCGYHQKYFGLNSPPSTAGVLGLGRGIVSFLSQLHALGLIRDVVGHCLSVKGGGFLFFGDDLIPSSGVVWIPMFPSSLEKHYSAGPAKLLFDGKLTSIKDLELIFDSGSSYTYLNSEAYQAIVDLISNDLKRQKLERAIDDDSLPICWKGAKPFKSLSEVKSYFKPLSLSFQKANNLQFQLPPESYLIITKHGNVCLGILDGTEVGLEKLNIIGDISLQDKIVIYDNENKKIGWMSANCDKLSVDREVEEGFPRRYATDSGIFSDRCPAIYGTTEK